Proteins encoded together in one Hymenobacter monticola window:
- the rpsO gene encoding 30S ribosomal protein S15: MKLTTEAKQDIFEKNSLQKVKTDTGSAEAQIALFTHRINHLTEHLKVNKKDHSTRLGLLKLVGKRRSMLDYLQHREINRYRAIIKELGIRK, encoded by the coding sequence ATGAAACTCACCACCGAAGCAAAGCAGGACATTTTCGAAAAGAACAGCCTGCAAAAAGTTAAAACCGATACTGGCTCGGCCGAGGCGCAGATTGCCCTCTTCACGCACCGCATCAACCACCTGACCGAGCACCTCAAGGTGAACAAGAAGGACCACAGCACCCGCCTGGGCCTGCTGAAGCTGGTAGGTAAGCGCCGCAGCATGCTGGATTACCTGCAGCACCGCGAAATCAACCGCTACCGCGCCATCATCAAGGAGCTGGGCATCCGCAAGTAA
- the pnp gene encoding polyribonucleotide nucleotidyltransferase, whose amino-acid sequence MSQPHAITKSLALPDGRVISIETGKLAKFADGAVVVRLGDTMLLATVVSAPSQREGVDFLPLSVDYQEKFGSAGKIPGSFQRREGRLSDYEILICRLVDRILRPMFPKDYHYEVQVMISLISADKEVQPDALAALAASAALSISDIPFAGPISEVRVARIDGQFQINPRTSDLERADMDLMVGATADSVAMVEGAMKEVSEEEMVAAIAFGHEAIKAQCQLQKELAEAVGRTPESQPREYPKYEENEALKKLIHDGVYQGAYDVARSGNTKKAGRKEGFSGVKKAFLDKLIAEQPELDMKMFSRYYGSAEKKAIRDMMVKERVRLDGRQLTEIRPIWSEINYLPGAHGSAIFTRGETQSLTTATLGTKLDEQIIDQPLTKGFSKFMLHYNFPGFSTGEVKPNRGAGRREIGHGNLALRSLKQVLPSEEENPYTIRIVSDILESNGSSSMATVCAGSLALMDAGVKISAAVAGIAMGLVQDKETGEYAVLSDILGDEDHLGDMDFKVTGTEKGICACQMDIKIQGLSNEILTAALHQAREGRLHILREMAKTISAPAPELKPHTPRSHKMLIDKEFIGAVIGPGGKVIQQIQKDTNATVIIEEKDEKGHVSIYASNQEDMQGAIDRIRAIAAQPEVGEVYKGKVRSIQPYGAFVEIMPGKDGLLHISEVTHERIQTLEGLLEVGQDIDVKLVEIDKKTGKYRLSRKVLLPKPEAAAASNGEAKA is encoded by the coding sequence ATGTCCCAACCCCACGCCATTACCAAATCCCTGGCGCTGCCCGACGGCCGCGTCATCTCCATCGAAACCGGCAAACTGGCCAAATTCGCCGACGGCGCCGTTGTGGTGCGCCTCGGCGACACCATGCTGCTCGCCACGGTGGTTTCGGCCCCGAGCCAGCGCGAAGGCGTTGACTTCCTGCCGCTGTCGGTGGACTACCAAGAGAAATTCGGCTCGGCCGGCAAGATTCCCGGCTCGTTTCAGCGCCGCGAAGGCCGCCTGAGCGACTACGAAATCCTGATTTGCCGCCTCGTCGACCGCATTCTGCGGCCGATGTTCCCCAAAGACTACCACTACGAGGTGCAGGTGATGATTAGCCTCATCTCGGCCGACAAAGAAGTGCAGCCCGACGCATTGGCCGCTTTGGCTGCTTCGGCCGCACTGTCGATTTCCGACATTCCGTTTGCTGGCCCGATTTCGGAAGTGCGCGTGGCGCGCATCGACGGCCAGTTTCAGATTAACCCCCGCACCTCCGACCTGGAGCGCGCCGACATGGACCTGATGGTGGGCGCAACTGCCGACTCGGTGGCCATGGTGGAAGGCGCCATGAAGGAAGTGAGCGAAGAAGAGATGGTGGCCGCCATCGCCTTCGGCCACGAAGCCATCAAGGCCCAGTGCCAGCTGCAGAAGGAACTGGCCGAGGCCGTGGGCCGCACGCCAGAGTCGCAGCCCCGCGAGTATCCGAAGTACGAGGAGAACGAGGCGCTGAAAAAACTCATCCACGACGGCGTTTACCAGGGCGCTTACGACGTGGCGCGTTCGGGCAACACCAAGAAGGCCGGCCGCAAGGAAGGCTTCTCGGGCGTGAAAAAGGCGTTCCTAGACAAGCTCATTGCCGAGCAGCCGGAACTGGACATGAAGATGTTCAGCCGCTACTATGGCTCGGCTGAGAAAAAGGCCATTCGCGACATGATGGTGAAGGAGCGGGTGCGCCTTGATGGCCGTCAGCTCACCGAAATCCGCCCCATCTGGTCGGAAATCAACTACCTGCCCGGCGCCCACGGCTCGGCTATTTTCACGCGTGGCGAAACGCAAAGCCTGACCACGGCCACGCTCGGCACCAAGCTCGACGAGCAAATCATCGACCAGCCGCTGACCAAGGGCTTCTCGAAATTCATGCTGCACTACAACTTCCCCGGTTTCTCGACTGGTGAAGTAAAGCCCAACCGCGGCGCCGGCCGCCGCGAAATTGGCCACGGCAACCTGGCTTTGCGCTCGCTGAAGCAGGTGCTGCCTTCTGAAGAAGAAAACCCCTACACCATCCGCATCGTGTCGGACATTCTGGAGTCGAACGGTTCCAGCTCGATGGCCACGGTATGCGCCGGCTCGCTGGCCCTGATGGATGCCGGTGTGAAGATTTCGGCCGCAGTTGCCGGTATTGCCATGGGTCTGGTGCAGGATAAGGAAACCGGTGAGTACGCCGTGCTGAGCGACATTCTCGGCGACGAGGACCACCTCGGCGACATGGACTTCAAAGTGACTGGCACGGAGAAAGGCATTTGCGCCTGCCAGATGGACATCAAAATCCAAGGACTGAGCAATGAGATTCTGACCGCCGCACTGCACCAGGCTCGTGAGGGCCGCCTGCACATCCTGCGCGAGATGGCCAAGACGATTTCGGCCCCGGCGCCGGAGCTGAAGCCTCACACCCCGCGTTCGCACAAGATGCTCATTGATAAAGAATTTATCGGTGCGGTAATCGGGCCGGGCGGCAAGGTGATTCAGCAGATTCAGAAGGACACCAACGCCACGGTGATTATCGAGGAGAAGGACGAGAAGGGCCACGTGAGCATCTACGCCTCCAACCAGGAGGACATGCAGGGCGCCATCGACCGGATTCGCGCCATCGCGGCCCAGCCCGAAGTGGGCGAGGTGTACAAGGGCAAGGTGCGCAGCATTCAGCCCTACGGTGCTTTCGTGGAGATTATGCCAGGCAAAGACGGCCTGCTGCATATCTCCGAAGTGACGCACGAACGGATTCAAACGCTGGAAGGTTTGTTGGAAGTGGGGCAGGACATTGACGTGAAACTGGTGGAAATCGACAAGAAAACCGGTAAGTACCGGCTCTCGCGCAAGGTGCTCCTGCCCAAGCCTGAGGCCGCGGCCGCCAGCAACGGCGAGGCAAAAGCCTAG
- a CDS encoding sigma-70 family RNA polymerase sigma factor codes for MRQLKISKQITNRESQSLDKYLQEIGKVDLLTPDEEVTLAQRIRDGDQQALEKLTKANLRFVVSVAKQYQNQGLSLGDLINEGNLGLIKAAKRFDETRGFKFISYAVWWIRQSILQALAEQSRIVRLPLNRVGSLNKISKSFSELEQKFEREPSPEEIAEVLELTTSEVVDTLKISGRHVSVDAPFVQGEENRLLDVLENEDEESPDMALMNDSLRKEVQRALSTLTKREADVITLYFGLNGEAALTLEEIGEKFNLTRERVRQIKEKAIRRLRHTSRSKALKPYLG; via the coding sequence ATGAGACAGCTAAAAATTAGTAAGCAGATTACCAACCGCGAAAGCCAGTCGCTGGACAAATACCTCCAGGAGATTGGCAAGGTTGATTTGCTCACGCCCGACGAGGAGGTGACGCTCGCGCAGCGTATTCGCGACGGGGACCAGCAAGCATTAGAGAAATTGACGAAGGCCAACCTGCGCTTCGTGGTGTCGGTAGCTAAACAATATCAGAACCAAGGCCTTAGCCTCGGTGACCTCATCAACGAGGGCAACCTCGGCCTCATCAAAGCCGCCAAGCGCTTCGATGAAACCCGGGGCTTTAAATTCATTTCCTACGCCGTTTGGTGGATTCGCCAGTCCATTCTGCAGGCCCTGGCCGAGCAGAGCCGCATCGTGCGTCTGCCCCTAAATCGTGTGGGTTCGCTGAACAAAATCAGCAAATCCTTCTCGGAACTGGAGCAGAAGTTCGAGCGCGAGCCTTCGCCGGAGGAAATCGCCGAGGTGTTGGAGCTGACTACTTCCGAAGTGGTGGACACGCTGAAAATCTCGGGTCGCCACGTGTCAGTGGATGCGCCGTTTGTGCAGGGCGAGGAAAACCGTTTGCTCGACGTGCTCGAAAACGAGGACGAGGAGTCGCCGGACATGGCCCTGATGAACGACTCGCTCCGCAAGGAGGTGCAGCGCGCCCTGAGCACACTCACCAAGCGCGAGGCTGACGTTATCACGCTGTACTTCGGCCTGAACGGCGAAGCTGCCTTGACGCTGGAGGAAATTGGCGAGAAGTTCAACCTGACCCGTGAGCGGGTGCGTCAGATTAAAGAGAAGGCTATCCGTCGTTTGCGGCACACGTCGCGCTCGAAAGCGCTGAAGCCTTATCTCGGCTAA
- the trxB gene encoding thioredoxin-disulfide reductase, which yields MSEHIKCLIIGSGPAGYTAAIYAARANMAPVMYMGLQPGGQLTITNDVENFPGYPDGIMGPEMMEDLKKQATRFGTDIRYGIATAVDFSVTPRRVTIDETTELTADAVIIATGASAKWLGLPSEAKLNGSGVSACAVCDGFFYRGQEVAIVGAGDTAAEEATYLANLASKVTMIVRKSEMKASKIMQKRVLENPKIEVLFDTVTDEILGEHSVEGVRVKNVLTHETREIPLTGFFVAIGHEPNSKIFQPYLHHDEQGYLKTIPGSSKTNIDGVFACGDVQDYTYRQAVTAAGSGCMAALDAERYLAALGIH from the coding sequence ATGTCTGAACACATCAAATGCCTGATTATCGGCTCCGGCCCGGCCGGTTATACGGCCGCCATCTACGCCGCCCGCGCTAATATGGCGCCTGTTATGTATATGGGCTTGCAGCCCGGCGGGCAGCTTACCATTACCAATGACGTCGAAAACTTCCCCGGCTACCCCGATGGCATCATGGGCCCGGAGATGATGGAGGACCTCAAAAAGCAGGCCACCCGCTTCGGAACCGATATCCGCTACGGCATTGCTACGGCCGTGGACTTCTCGGTGACGCCGCGCCGCGTGACCATTGACGAGACCACAGAACTGACGGCCGATGCCGTGATTATTGCCACGGGTGCTTCGGCCAAGTGGCTGGGGCTGCCTTCGGAAGCCAAGCTGAACGGCTCGGGTGTGTCGGCCTGCGCGGTATGCGATGGGTTCTTCTACCGCGGGCAGGAGGTGGCCATTGTGGGCGCTGGTGATACCGCCGCCGAGGAAGCTACTTACCTGGCCAACCTGGCGAGCAAGGTGACCATGATAGTGCGCAAGAGCGAGATGAAAGCCTCGAAAATCATGCAGAAGCGCGTGCTGGAAAACCCCAAGATTGAGGTGCTGTTCGACACGGTGACCGATGAGATTCTGGGCGAGCACAGCGTGGAAGGCGTGCGGGTGAAAAACGTGCTGACCCACGAGACGCGCGAAATTCCGCTGACGGGCTTCTTCGTAGCCATCGGGCATGAGCCTAACTCCAAGATTTTCCAGCCCTACCTGCACCACGACGAGCAGGGATACCTGAAGACCATCCCCGGCAGCAGCAAGACCAATATCGACGGCGTGTTTGCCTGCGGCGATGTGCAGGACTACACCTACCGGCAGGCCGTGACGGCCGCCGGCTCCGGCTGCATGGCCGCGCTGGATGCCGAACGGTATCTAGCAGCGCTGGGCATACACTAA
- a CDS encoding M23 family metallopeptidase: MTFLKTIYRCPALLLLALLLLLAGLSPAQAQRRKPPRPKAKAGSTSGKSDFFRIKTPKMRYVRPDTTTVIETEEIPDENSDAAKSIYFNPAKKLSIVSEDTTTLNEGGQEIVEMSEEVLIDSSWVKVAGYYSIWDTHRVNPYRVDGRSYRDSLKLHLTDPPRQRYAKMPLVTTPITSGFAFRGYRWHYGMDLDLETGDSVKTVFDGVVRIQAWDGGGYGNYILVRHYNGLETVYGHLSKALVTVGTFVKAGQLIGYGGSTGRSTGSHLHFEVRYQGNPINPTLMYDFPGYKLRKDNFTITSALFNYYSRALGHRSSGGSSHSGSPSRARQTVTHRVRSGDTMSEVAERYGVRVSTLRKLNPGVRTLQPGKKLRIK; the protein is encoded by the coding sequence TTGACTTTCCTGAAAACAATATATCGGTGCCCGGCGCTGCTGTTGCTGGCGCTTTTGCTGCTGCTAGCCGGCTTGAGCCCGGCGCAGGCCCAGCGCCGCAAGCCGCCGCGCCCCAAGGCCAAAGCCGGCAGCACTTCCGGCAAGTCGGACTTCTTCCGCATCAAGACGCCCAAGATGCGCTACGTGCGCCCGGATACCACCACGGTGATTGAAACCGAGGAAATCCCGGACGAGAATTCAGATGCGGCGAAGTCCATCTATTTCAACCCGGCCAAGAAGCTCAGCATTGTGAGCGAAGACACTACGACGCTGAACGAGGGCGGCCAGGAAATTGTGGAAATGTCGGAGGAGGTGCTCATTGATTCGTCGTGGGTAAAGGTGGCGGGCTACTATTCCATCTGGGACACGCACCGCGTGAACCCCTACCGCGTGGACGGCCGCAGCTACCGCGACTCGCTGAAGCTGCACCTGACCGACCCGCCGCGGCAGCGCTACGCCAAGATGCCCTTGGTAACGACGCCCATCACGTCGGGTTTCGCCTTCCGGGGCTACCGGTGGCACTACGGCATGGACCTGGATTTGGAAACCGGCGACTCGGTGAAAACCGTGTTTGATGGCGTGGTGCGCATTCAGGCCTGGGACGGCGGCGGCTATGGCAACTACATTCTGGTGCGCCACTACAACGGCCTCGAAACCGTGTACGGCCACCTGAGCAAGGCGCTGGTGACGGTGGGCACCTTCGTGAAAGCGGGGCAACTCATCGGCTACGGCGGCAGCACGGGGCGCAGCACGGGCTCGCACCTGCACTTTGAGGTGCGCTACCAGGGCAACCCCATCAATCCGACGCTGATGTACGATTTCCCCGGCTACAAGCTGCGGAAAGACAACTTCACCATCACTTCGGCGCTGTTCAACTACTACAGTCGCGCCCTGGGGCACCGGAGTAGTGGCGGCAGTAGCCACAGCGGCTCGCCCTCGCGGGCCCGGCAAACGGTGACGCACCGGGTACGCTCGGGCGATACCATGTCGGAAGTGGCGGAGCGGTACGGGGTGCGCGTGAGCACCCTGCGCAAGCTGAATCCGGGGGTGAGGACCTTGCAGCCCGGCAAGAAGCTGCGAATTAAATAA
- a CDS encoding winged helix-turn-helix transcriptional regulator yields MNPPLFDLTYCPIVPALEVIGGKWKPLVVYHIYLGAQRFGSLLRCIPTISKTMLTQQLRELERDGLLHREVFAEVPSRVEYTLTQTGLSLLPVLKAIGAWGRQLKEQQAVPELVA; encoded by the coding sequence ATGAACCCGCCCCTCTTCGATTTAACCTACTGCCCCATCGTGCCGGCCCTGGAAGTTATTGGCGGCAAGTGGAAGCCGTTGGTGGTGTACCACATCTACCTCGGGGCCCAGCGCTTCGGCAGCCTGCTGCGGTGCATCCCCACCATCAGCAAAACCATGCTCACCCAGCAGCTCCGCGAGTTGGAACGCGACGGCCTGCTGCACCGCGAGGTATTCGCCGAGGTCCCCTCCCGCGTCGAATACACCCTCACCCAAACTGGGTTGTCGCTGCTGCCCGTCCTGAAAGCCATCGGCGCCTGGGGCCGTCAGCTTAAGGAGCAGCAAGCCGTTCCGGAACTGGTTGCCTGA
- a CDS encoding zinc-dependent alcohol dehydrogenase family protein, which translates to MKKYELLPVTGPDSPAGWQLTEAEQPQPGPGQVLVRVRAVSLNYRDLGVAKSPNRQKAVVPCSDGAGEVAAVGAGVTRVQPGDRVAGIFFQTWLDGPLAIEVHAHALGGAIDGMLAEYVVLSEQGLVKLPEFLTYEEGACLPCAGVTAWNSLFEQGQLKPGQTVVLQGTGGVSILSLQLAKAAGARVIITSSSDDKLARARELGADETINYRTTPDWEKEVQRLTHGLGADHVVEVGGAGTLEKSFGATRASGHIAFVGVLTGVSAPIATGPLLTKSLRLTGIYVGSRAMFERYLQALTLHQLRPVIDRVFDFAEAPAAFAHLQSGAHFGKVVVRL; encoded by the coding sequence ATGAAAAAGTACGAATTGTTGCCCGTGACGGGCCCCGACAGCCCCGCCGGCTGGCAGCTGACCGAAGCCGAGCAGCCGCAGCCCGGCCCCGGTCAGGTACTGGTGCGCGTGCGGGCCGTGTCGCTGAATTACCGCGACCTGGGCGTGGCCAAAAGCCCGAACCGCCAGAAAGCCGTGGTGCCCTGCTCCGACGGGGCCGGCGAAGTGGCTGCCGTGGGCGCGGGCGTGACGCGCGTGCAGCCCGGCGACCGGGTGGCCGGCATCTTCTTCCAAACCTGGCTCGACGGCCCCTTGGCGATAGAAGTGCACGCCCACGCCCTGGGCGGCGCCATCGACGGCATGCTGGCTGAGTACGTGGTGCTGAGCGAGCAGGGCCTAGTGAAGCTGCCCGAGTTCCTGACCTATGAGGAAGGGGCCTGCCTGCCCTGCGCGGGCGTCACGGCCTGGAACAGCCTTTTCGAACAAGGGCAGCTCAAGCCCGGCCAAACGGTGGTGCTGCAGGGCACGGGCGGCGTGTCGATTTTGAGCCTGCAACTGGCCAAGGCGGCCGGCGCCCGCGTCATCATCACCTCGTCGTCGGACGACAAGCTGGCCCGGGCGCGTGAGCTGGGCGCTGACGAAACCATCAACTACCGCACCACGCCCGATTGGGAGAAGGAAGTGCAGCGCCTCACCCACGGCCTGGGGGCCGACCACGTGGTGGAAGTGGGCGGTGCCGGCACGCTCGAAAAGTCGTTTGGGGCCACCCGGGCCAGCGGGCACATTGCCTTTGTGGGCGTGCTTACGGGCGTGTCGGCGCCCATAGCCACCGGCCCGCTGCTCACCAAGAGCCTGCGCCTGACCGGCATTTACGTGGGCAGCCGCGCCATGTTTGAGCGCTACCTGCAAGCCCTGACCCTGCACCAGCTGCGTCCGGTTATCGACCGGGTGTTTGACTTTGCCGAGGCCCCGGCCGCCTTCGCACACCTGCAGAGCGGCGCGCACTTTGGCAAAGTGGTGGTGCGCTTGTAA
- the bshB1 gene encoding bacillithiol biosynthesis deacetylase BshB1, with protein sequence MKLDILALGAHPDDVEMSCTGTLLAAMAVGKKVGIVDFTRGELGTRGTPETRAEEAAASNKILGIEIRENLGMADGFFRNDREHQLLLIAAIRRYQPEVVLANAITDRHPDHGKAAQLAIDACFLSGLRMIETLDENGQPQEAWRPKNVYHYIQDRQLPPAFVVDITPHWAKKWEAIQAFKTQFFNPDLDAPQTYLSSQAFGRFMEARAREFGHIIGVEFGEGFTVARPVGVREVGDLL encoded by the coding sequence ATGAAACTCGATATCCTGGCCCTGGGTGCCCACCCCGACGACGTAGAAATGTCCTGCACCGGCACGCTGCTGGCCGCCATGGCCGTGGGCAAAAAGGTCGGCATTGTCGATTTCACGCGGGGCGAGCTGGGCACACGCGGCACCCCTGAAACCCGGGCCGAAGAGGCCGCAGCTTCCAATAAAATCCTTGGCATTGAGATTCGCGAGAACCTGGGCATGGCCGATGGCTTCTTCCGCAACGACCGGGAGCACCAGCTGCTGCTCATTGCCGCCATCCGCCGCTACCAGCCCGAGGTGGTGCTGGCCAACGCCATCACCGACCGGCACCCCGACCACGGCAAGGCCGCTCAGCTGGCCATCGACGCCTGTTTCCTCAGCGGCCTGCGCATGATTGAAACGCTGGACGAGAACGGCCAGCCGCAGGAAGCCTGGCGGCCCAAAAACGTGTACCACTACATCCAGGACCGTCAGCTGCCGCCCGCTTTTGTGGTCGACATCACGCCGCACTGGGCGAAGAAGTGGGAAGCCATTCAAGCCTTCAAAACCCAGTTCTTCAACCCCGACCTCGACGCCCCGCAAACCTACCTGTCCAGCCAGGCCTTCGGCCGGTTTATGGAGGCGCGGGCGCGGGAGTTCGGCCACATCATCGGCGTCGAGTTTGGTGAGGGCTTCACCGTGGCGCGCCCGGTGGGCGTGCGCGAGGTGGGGGACTTGCTGTAG
- a CDS encoding class I SAM-dependent methyltransferase yields the protein MDQLLQQANNKNLLELSSGYSFRGLALCANDPSLHYIDTDLPEVVATKRDMLTQLPLGPAPNQHFELLPLNALDEAAFRSVVEKFEAGPLTIVNEGLLMYLTLEEKARLCQTIHAILKQRGGCWITADIYVKRPADLRMELPQSAGERRFFEQHHIEENKFDSYEAARAFFAAQGFEAVAEAVPDYKSLTVLPQLLAVLPEEARNRQEPPPKVQATWMLRAV from the coding sequence ATCGACCAGCTGCTGCAGCAGGCCAATAACAAGAACCTGCTGGAGCTGTCGTCCGGCTACTCGTTCCGGGGCCTGGCCCTTTGCGCCAACGACCCCAGCCTTCATTACATCGACACCGACCTACCGGAAGTGGTGGCCACCAAGCGCGACATGCTGACGCAGCTACCGTTGGGCCCAGCCCCCAACCAGCATTTCGAGCTGTTGCCCCTGAACGCCCTGGACGAGGCGGCCTTTCGCAGCGTCGTTGAAAAATTCGAAGCTGGCCCCCTCACCATCGTCAATGAGGGCTTGCTGATGTACTTAACCCTCGAAGAAAAAGCGCGCCTGTGCCAGACCATTCACGCCATACTTAAGCAGCGGGGTGGCTGCTGGATAACGGCCGACATCTACGTGAAACGGCCGGCCGACTTGCGGATGGAGTTGCCCCAAAGTGCCGGCGAGCGCCGCTTTTTCGAGCAGCACCACATCGAAGAAAACAAGTTTGACAGCTACGAGGCTGCCCGCGCATTCTTCGCAGCGCAGGGCTTCGAGGCGGTGGCCGAAGCGGTGCCGGATTACAAGAGCCTGACGGTACTGCCCCAGTTGCTGGCGGTATTGCCCGAAGAGGCGCGCAACCGCCAGGAGCCGCCCCCCAAAGTGCAGGCCACCTGGATGCTACGGGCGGTATGA
- a CDS encoding helix-turn-helix domain-containing protein — translation MKPAFYPPHLALQPFVRYFMVVDVRLDGPAYGRVAPFPPTPQHCLNFYPADATRSRQGQQAFRELPACTIVGPQTTKVDLALGVQHRFVSVAFQPGGLFRLLRLPLHEVLDTPLNGADVLGPALREVSEKLQEATQLLVMKNIVEAYLLRKMSQVPASPFERAIRLLLGGNAAPTLDEVAALACLSNRQFERKAKDVLGYSPKFFARLARFSRAYRLKVNQPQARWTTISHQCGYYDQMHLIRDFKEFTATTPRLLALEMRDSPLKIQGDFPL, via the coding sequence ATGAAGCCGGCCTTTTATCCTCCCCATCTCGCCTTGCAGCCATTCGTGCGCTACTTCATGGTGGTGGATGTGCGGCTCGATGGCCCGGCCTACGGCCGCGTGGCCCCGTTTCCGCCCACGCCCCAGCACTGCCTCAACTTTTACCCCGCCGATGCCACTCGCAGCCGGCAGGGGCAGCAGGCGTTTCGGGAGCTGCCGGCCTGCACCATTGTGGGCCCCCAAACCACCAAAGTCGACCTGGCCCTGGGCGTGCAGCACCGCTTCGTGTCGGTGGCCTTTCAGCCCGGTGGGCTTTTTCGGCTGTTGCGCCTGCCCCTGCACGAGGTGCTCGACACGCCTCTCAACGGCGCCGACGTGCTAGGGCCGGCGCTGCGCGAGGTCAGTGAAAAGCTGCAGGAGGCCACCCAGCTTCTGGTCATGAAAAACATCGTGGAAGCCTACCTGCTGCGCAAAATGAGCCAGGTGCCCGCCAGCCCCTTCGAGCGCGCCATCCGCTTATTGCTCGGCGGCAACGCTGCGCCTACCCTCGACGAAGTGGCGGCGCTGGCCTGCCTCAGCAACCGGCAATTTGAGCGCAAAGCCAAAGACGTGCTGGGGTATTCGCCCAAGTTCTTTGCCCGCTTGGCGCGCTTCTCCCGGGCCTATCGCCTCAAAGTAAATCAGCCGCAGGCCCGCTGGACCACCATCAGCCACCAGTGCGGCTACTACGACCAGATGCACTTAATCCGGGATTTCAAGGAATTCACCGCCACTACTCCCAGGCTGCTGGCCTTGGAAATGCGCGACTCGCCCCTGAAAATTCAGGGCGACTTTCCGCTGTAG
- a CDS encoding nuclear transport factor 2 family protein, which produces MMKKTMMTGLLLLGSAAAFAQMDTVSYAQERREIKALLHTPGAANGPAGCNDVVMVGAKGDISFSAQEHRAVQTKEKIIFKSVKPVPGNEIIRVYGGTSAVVNWLADVQLNVDGRDIALKVRRLEVYVRKAAGWCRVAGQGTEVDEKMFSLRP; this is translated from the coding sequence ATGATGAAAAAAACGATGATGACGGGCCTGCTGCTCCTGGGTAGCGCCGCGGCTTTTGCCCAGATGGACACGGTGAGCTACGCCCAGGAGCGCCGGGAAATAAAGGCGCTGCTGCACACCCCGGGCGCCGCCAACGGCCCGGCCGGCTGCAACGACGTTGTGATGGTGGGCGCCAAGGGCGATATTTCCTTTTCGGCGCAGGAGCACCGGGCCGTACAAACCAAGGAAAAGATTATTTTCAAATCGGTGAAGCCCGTGCCCGGCAACGAAATCATCCGCGTCTACGGCGGCACGTCGGCCGTGGTCAACTGGCTGGCCGATGTGCAGCTGAACGTGGACGGGCGCGACATCGCCCTGAAAGTGCGCCGGCTCGAAGTGTACGTCAGGAAAGCCGCGGGCTGGTGCCGCGTCGCCGGTCAGGGGACCGAAGTTGATGAGAAAATGTTTTCCCTGCGCCCCTGA
- a CDS encoding DUF4260 domain-containing protein has translation MKNLLKTEELAEMLLAVVVFTQLPYAWWVLPATFLLPDLSMLGYLAGPRVGAFSYNLLHHKALAVAVGLAGWALGQPLLLLAGTVLLFHSAFDRALGYGLKYSSGFQNTHLGQVGRA, from the coding sequence ATGAAAAACCTGCTGAAAACCGAAGAACTGGCCGAAATGCTGCTGGCCGTGGTGGTATTTACCCAACTGCCCTACGCCTGGTGGGTGCTGCCCGCCACCTTCCTGCTGCCCGACCTGAGCATGCTGGGCTATCTGGCCGGGCCCCGCGTGGGCGCCTTCAGCTACAACCTGCTGCACCACAAGGCACTGGCCGTGGCGGTGGGCCTGGCCGGTTGGGCACTGGGGCAGCCGCTGCTGCTGCTGGCGGGCACCGTGCTGCTCTTCCACAGCGCCTTCGACCGGGCGCTGGGCTACGGCCTGAAGTACAGCAGCGGTTTTCAGAATACCCACCTGGGGCAGGTTGGGCGGGCGTAA
- a CDS encoding Crp/Fnr family transcriptional regulator, which produces MLHPLRAYIQRFLPTLSDAEWAPLAAALRPYQLARGAHFVEAGQRRPELALLLRGSCRLYYPQPDGEERTTYFFFENHLMGDYPGCLTGQPSQLSIQALTDCEMEVFDYAVLRQLYDEWPVYERFGRLVAEYHLLGTDARLVEQLLLSPEERYLALLSSGKTKILERVPQHLVANYLGITPVSLSRIRARVTRGSGGK; this is translated from the coding sequence ATGCTTCACCCCCTCCGCGCCTACATCCAACGCTTCCTGCCCACGCTTAGCGATGCCGAGTGGGCGCCACTGGCCGCCGCGCTACGGCCGTATCAACTGGCGCGGGGCGCGCACTTTGTGGAGGCTGGGCAGCGACGTCCAGAGCTAGCGCTGCTGCTGCGAGGGAGTTGCCGGCTCTACTACCCCCAACCCGACGGCGAAGAGCGCACCACCTATTTCTTCTTCGAAAACCACCTGATGGGCGACTACCCCGGATGCCTGACCGGTCAGCCCAGCCAGCTCAGCATTCAGGCCCTGACCGACTGCGAAATGGAGGTGTTCGACTACGCCGTGCTGCGGCAGCTCTACGACGAGTGGCCGGTGTACGAGCGGTTTGGCCGGCTCGTGGCCGAATACCACCTGCTGGGCACCGACGCCCGGCTGGTGGAGCAACTGCTGCTGTCGCCCGAAGAGCGGTACCTAGCTCTGCTCAGCAGCGGCAAAACCAAGATTCTGGAGCGCGTGCCGCAGCATTTGGTAGCCAATTACCTGGGCATCACGCCGGTGTCGCTGAGCCGCATCCGGGCCCGGGTGACGCGCGGAAGCGGCGGGAAGTAG